The Candidatus Poribacteria bacterium genome window below encodes:
- a CDS encoding YlxR family protein: MRKAPIRTCIGCGRKSQKWDLIRIGHTKDGRLLISLDAKGEGRGAYVCPNPKCIQAAMNPKKLNRFLRAQLDQDRIDSLKAQLLELLGRYRGGIDNGEIQRENGKGAYDKGLRTG, encoded by the coding sequence ATGAGGAAAGCTCCAATTAGAACCTGTATCGGATGCGGCAGAAAATCCCAAAAATGGGATCTCATCAGGATAGGCCATACCAAGGACGGTAGGCTGTTGATCAGCCTCGACGCGAAAGGAGAGGGCAGAGGCGCTTATGTCTGCCCAAATCCAAAATGCATTCAGGCCGCTATGAACCCGAAGAAATTGAATAGATTCCTCCGGGCTCAGCTCGATCAGGACCGTATAGACTCCCTCAAGGCTCAGCTCCTGGAACTTCTCGGCAGATATCGGGGAGGGATCGATAATGGGGAAATCCAGAGGGAAAACGGCAAAGGCGCATATGACAAGGGTTTACGAACTGGCTAG
- the infB gene encoding translation initiation factor IF-2 translates to MTRVYELARKLGISSKEMIEELKKYGVDIKTHMSTLDPETVELVIAEFEDRRAQEEREDQSEPISVRPGISVGELADLIGADPADVITELLKHGVMANVNQKLDAEAIALISDEFNLQVRDEEEAEPEVEGESPEDEEEEEALQLRPPVVTVMGHVDHGKTTLLDTIRKTNVTQQEFGGITQHIGASVVTHDGRKIVFIDTPGHEAFTAMRARGAQVTDIVVLVVAADDGVMPQTVEAIDHARAANVPIIVAVNKIDLPEARPDRVRQQLSEHGLVPEEWGGETIYVDVSAKRGDGVEDLLEMILLLADLLELKANPDKPARGIVIEARLDKGKGPVATVLVQEGTLRVGDSFIVGLYDGKVRAMTDDKGKRVKEAGPSIPVEIMGINGVPEAGDKLAVMDEEEARKLSEQRQEEHRLKNLGSRKGVSLDEFFSMMREEEEKKLLVILKGDTQGTVEAVSDALMRLQERVESDIQLDIIHRGVGSITESDVMLASASGGIIIGFNVRPSGKVAKLAEGEGVEIRTYRVIYELLSDMRDALLGMLEPEEREVILGRAEVRQVFSVPRFGRVAGCYVLEGRMVRGGNLRVIRDGVLIYEGRLDSLRRFKEDVREVQEGFECGIGMESFSDFKEGDILECFTVELVRR, encoded by the coding sequence ATGACAAGGGTTTACGAACTGGCTAGAAAGCTCGGCATATCGAGCAAGGAGATGATCGAGGAGCTTAAAAAATACGGCGTCGATATAAAAACACATATGAGCACCCTCGATCCGGAAACCGTTGAATTGGTCATAGCCGAGTTCGAAGACCGGAGGGCACAGGAGGAAAGGGAGGATCAATCGGAGCCCATCTCTGTCCGACCAGGTATCTCCGTCGGCGAACTGGCAGATCTGATCGGGGCTGATCCGGCAGACGTGATAACGGAGTTGCTGAAACATGGCGTGATGGCCAACGTTAACCAGAAACTGGATGCCGAAGCGATAGCCCTGATATCCGATGAGTTTAACCTGCAGGTGAGGGATGAGGAAGAGGCCGAGCCCGAGGTCGAAGGTGAAAGCCCGGAGGACGAGGAAGAGGAGGAAGCCCTTCAGCTGCGTCCACCCGTGGTCACCGTCATGGGACACGTCGACCACGGCAAAACCACGCTTCTGGATACCATTAGAAAGACGAACGTTACACAGCAGGAGTTCGGAGGGATAACACAACATATCGGCGCGTCCGTTGTGACTCACGACGGCAGGAAGATAGTCTTTATAGACACCCCCGGCCATGAGGCCTTCACCGCCATGAGGGCAAGAGGAGCTCAGGTCACCGATATAGTCGTCCTGGTCGTAGCCGCCGATGACGGCGTTATGCCCCAGACGGTGGAGGCGATAGATCACGCCAGAGCCGCAAACGTCCCGATCATCGTGGCCGTCAACAAGATAGACCTTCCCGAAGCCAGACCAGATAGAGTCCGACAACAGCTCTCCGAACACGGGCTTGTGCCCGAAGAGTGGGGCGGAGAGACGATATACGTGGATGTATCGGCCAAGAGAGGAGATGGCGTCGAAGATCTGCTGGAGATGATACTTCTGCTGGCCGATCTGCTTGAACTGAAGGCCAACCCCGATAAACCGGCTAGGGGCATCGTGATAGAGGCCAGACTGGATAAAGGTAAAGGCCCTGTGGCGACCGTGCTCGTGCAGGAGGGAACCCTGAGGGTAGGCGATTCCTTCATAGTCGGCCTTTATGACGGCAAGGTCAGGGCGATGACGGACGATAAGGGGAAAAGGGTGAAGGAGGCAGGACCCTCCATTCCCGTCGAGATCATGGGGATAAACGGCGTGCCGGAGGCCGGAGACAAGCTGGCCGTGATGGACGAGGAGGAGGCGAGAAAGCTCAGCGAACAGCGCCAGGAGGAACATAGGCTCAAAAATCTCGGCTCACGAAAGGGAGTCTCGCTCGACGAGTTCTTCAGCATGATGAGGGAAGAGGAGGAGAAGAAGCTCCTGGTCATCCTCAAGGGGGATACGCAGGGGACGGTCGAGGCCGTCTCGGATGCCCTGATGAGGCTTCAGGAGAGGGTGGAGAGCGATATCCAACTGGATATCATCCACAGGGGCGTCGGATCGATAACCGAAAGCGATGTGATGCTCGCCTCAGCCTCAGGCGGGATCATCATAGGCTTCAACGTCCGCCCCAGCGGGAAGGTCGCTAAACTCGCCGAGGGGGAAGGGGTTGAGATCAGAACCTATAGGGTGATATACGAGCTGCTGTCCGATATGAGAGATGCCCTGCTCGGCATGTTGGAGCCGGAGGAGAGGGAGGTCATACTGGGAAGAGCCGAGGTCAGACAGGTATTCAGCGTCCCCAGATTCGGCAGAGTCGCAGGTTGCTATGTACTGGAGGGCAGAATGGTGAGAGGGGGAAACCTCAGGGTTATCCGCGATGGTGTCCTCATATATGAGGGGAGACTGGACTCCCTGCGTAGGTTCAAAGAGGACGTGAGAGAGGTGCAAGAGGGTTTCGAGTGCGGCATAGGTATGGAGAGCTTCAGCGACTTCAAAGAGGGCGATATCCTCGAATGCTTTACCGTCGAGCTGGTCAGAAGGTAA
- a CDS encoding DUF503 domain-containing protein gives MVVGICTLYLVLPSGGSLKEKRQVVNSIRDRIKSRYNVSIAEVDNHNSIRQITIGIACVSNSLGHARKIMSNIIEFVGQNYIYETFDYEVEII, from the coding sequence ATGGTGGTTGGGATCTGCACTCTCTATCTTGTCCTGCCCTCCGGAGGCTCACTTAAGGAGAAACGACAGGTCGTAAACAGCATCAGGGATAGGATCAAAAGCCGGTATAACGTCTCCATCGCCGAGGTGGATAACCACAACTCCATCAGACAGATCACCATCGGTATAGCTTGCGTCTCGAACAGCTTGGGACATGCACGGAAGATCATGTCCAACATCATAGAGTTCGTAGGTCAGAACTACATCTATGAGACCTTCGACTACGAGGTGGAGATCATATGA
- the rbfA gene encoding 30S ribosome-binding factor RbfA: MRRIDRLAPFIQREISEIIQRKIKDPRVGFCTVTRVELSNDLRVAKIWVSVMGGEERERECLEGLKRAAGFIRTELGQSLSARYTPEIRFFIDKSIDHMMRVDRLLKSIQDELHPDTEDESK; the protein is encoded by the coding sequence ATGAGAAGGATAGATAGACTCGCCCCGTTTATCCAACGTGAGATAAGCGAGATAATACAGAGGAAGATCAAGGACCCGAGGGTCGGCTTCTGCACGGTCACGAGGGTGGAGTTGAGCAATGATCTGAGAGTGGCCAAAATCTGGGTGAGCGTTATGGGGGGAGAGGAAAGGGAGAGGGAGTGTCTTGAGGGGCTGAAAAGGGCTGCCGGGTTCATCAGAACCGAACTCGGTCAGAGCCTTTCGGCTAGGTATACGCCGGAGATAAGGTTCTTCATCGACAAATCGATCGATCATATGATGAGGGTGGACAGGCTTCTCAAAAGCATCCAGGATGAATTGCACCCGGACACCGAGGACGAATCTAAATGA
- a CDS encoding bifunctional oligoribonuclease/PAP phosphatase NrnA encodes MNCTRTPRTNLNEIADLLRRGDRFLISTHVNPDGDALGSQLALYSLLRDMGKSVDAVNTDPVPRIYRFLPFSGIIQRHEKGRSYRPEYLIVLDAGGFERIGRDLAGSIKPERGILNIDHHSECLPFGDLNFIDPDACATSEIILRLIRLMRIPLGRERAVCLYTGILTDTGGFRFSNVTPDCLRAAADLVQEGVDVQRIYETVYETNTFGRVKLLGEALNTLRLDESGRIAWIYVTGEMFRRTGTGLEDLEGFINHVRSVDGVEVAMMFVELNPSRTKVSLRSRNEINVARIASLFDGGGHERAAGCTIDLPIHRAIKAVMDVVKEAFFGEK; translated from the coding sequence ATGAATTGCACCCGGACACCGAGGACGAATCTAAATGAGATAGCCGATCTGCTCAGAAGGGGAGATCGGTTTCTGATAAGCACACACGTGAATCCCGATGGGGATGCGCTGGGTTCACAACTGGCTTTGTATTCGCTGCTGAGGGATATGGGGAAATCGGTTGATGCGGTCAACACCGATCCGGTTCCGCGGATCTACCGTTTCCTGCCCTTCAGCGGTATAATCCAGCGGCATGAAAAAGGGCGATCCTATCGTCCGGAATACTTGATCGTGCTTGATGCGGGCGGATTCGAAAGGATAGGAAGGGATCTGGCCGGATCGATAAAACCGGAGAGGGGGATACTGAACATCGATCATCATTCCGAGTGCCTTCCGTTCGGGGACCTCAATTTCATCGATCCGGACGCCTGCGCCACAAGCGAGATAATCCTCCGACTCATCAGGCTGATGAGGATACCTCTCGGCAGAGAGAGAGCCGTCTGTTTGTACACGGGGATACTGACGGACACAGGTGGATTCAGATTTTCCAATGTCACGCCCGATTGTCTCAGAGCGGCGGCGGATCTAGTTCAAGAAGGGGTGGACGTTCAAAGGATCTATGAAACGGTGTATGAGACCAACACCTTCGGGAGGGTTAAACTGCTGGGAGAGGCACTGAACACGCTCAGACTGGACGAATCGGGGAGGATCGCCTGGATATATGTGACTGGGGAGATGTTCAGACGGACGGGAACCGGCCTAGAGGATCTGGAGGGGTTCATAAACCACGTCAGATCCGTAGACGGGGTCGAGGTTGCTATGATGTTCGTGGAGTTAAATCCATCGAGAACGAAGGTGAGTTTGCGCTCGAGGAATGAGATTAACGTCGCCCGGATAGCTTCCCTTTTCGACGGCGGCGGCCACGAGAGGGCTGCCGGCTGCACGATCGATCTCCCCATCCATCGGGCGATCAAAGCGGTGATGGATGTCGTTAAGGAGGCGTTTTTCGGTGAAAAGTGA
- the truB gene encoding tRNA pseudouridine(55) synthase TruB, whose amino-acid sequence MSLRRRFSVKSETQGPPVNGVIILDKPSGITSRRAVDRVKRIFGVRKAGHGGTLDPDATGVLIVCLGRATKLFQYLIEGDKEYIGTITLGIETDTQDASGKVIRRSEVNVTEEQVREVASRFIGEIVQIPPMYSAIRVGGKRLYKLARSGQEIERPPRKVTIYELEILRIDPPEIDFRVVCSKGTYIRTLASDIGRELGCGGHLSRLRRIRSGPFTLEMALPLGLIESDPQIAYENLLSIEEVIDILRRGYTG is encoded by the coding sequence ATGTCGTTAAGGAGGCGTTTTTCGGTGAAAAGTGAGACTCAAGGCCCGCCCGTCAACGGCGTGATCATCCTAGATAAACCCTCTGGAATCACGTCTCGGCGGGCGGTAGACAGGGTCAAAAGGATCTTCGGCGTTAGAAAGGCGGGACACGGCGGCACGCTCGACCCGGACGCCACCGGGGTTTTGATCGTCTGCCTTGGAAGGGCGACCAAACTCTTCCAGTATCTGATAGAGGGGGATAAGGAGTATATCGGCACCATCACGCTTGGCATAGAGACCGATACCCAGGACGCAAGCGGCAAGGTCATCAGACGGAGCGAGGTGAATGTCACCGAGGAACAGGTGAGGGAGGTCGCCTCCAGGTTCATAGGCGAGATCGTTCAGATCCCTCCCATGTATTCGGCCATAAGGGTTGGCGGCAAGAGACTATATAAGCTCGCCAGAAGCGGGCAGGAGATCGAACGGCCTCCGAGGAAAGTAACGATATATGAGCTTGAGATACTGCGGATCGATCCGCCGGAGATCGATTTTCGCGTCGTATGCTCTAAGGGTACCTACATCCGTACCTTGGCCTCGGATATCGGCAGGGAGCTGGGCTGTGGTGGGCATCTGTCCAGGCTCAGGCGGATCAGATCCGGTCCCTTCACACTGGAGATGGCCCTGCCTCTGGGTTTGATCGAGTCTGATCCTCAAATAGCTTATGAGAACCTCCTTTCGATAGAGGAGGTAATCGACATACTGAGACGGGGGTATACGGGGTGA
- a CDS encoding bifunctional riboflavin kinase/FAD synthetase: protein MRWFTELLGMKPLEGLSAVTFGTFDGVHIGHQAVIGRVVEEGHRCGLLSVVVSFDPHPLRFIAPDKAPSLLTLSAKKLELFEGLGVDVTVLAKLEPQLAEMSPQEFVERILVGKLGAQKVVVGPDCSFGKGRSGNVEVLKEMGGRFGFSVYVVPKKKINGAPISSTRVRNAIKAGDLRLAERMLGRRYSILGRVIKGERIGKKIGYPTANLDTDDQLLPPKGVYAARVKLDGKRFNGLLYIGERPTFEGREMRIEVHILDFNGDIYGRWLEVEFAEAIRGERRFASAEELAGQLAQDERIARRILER, encoded by the coding sequence GTGAGATGGTTTACCGAGCTTCTAGGGATGAAGCCGCTTGAGGGCCTATCGGCAGTTACTTTTGGCACCTTTGACGGCGTGCATATCGGACATCAGGCCGTCATCGGCCGTGTTGTCGAGGAGGGACATAGATGTGGACTGTTATCCGTCGTCGTCTCCTTCGATCCCCACCCACTCAGGTTTATCGCCCCAGATAAGGCGCCTTCGCTTTTGACGCTCTCGGCCAAAAAGCTGGAGCTATTTGAAGGGCTAGGGGTGGACGTCACGGTGCTTGCCAAGCTGGAACCGCAGTTGGCCGAGATGTCACCGCAGGAGTTCGTCGAGAGGATCCTCGTTGGAAAGCTCGGAGCCCAAAAGGTAGTGGTCGGTCCTGACTGCTCTTTCGGCAAGGGCAGATCGGGGAACGTCGAGGTGCTGAAGGAGATGGGAGGGAGGTTCGGATTCAGCGTCTATGTGGTGCCCAAAAAGAAAATTAACGGCGCTCCGATCAGCAGCACGAGGGTGCGCAATGCGATCAAAGCTGGCGATCTAAGGCTGGCTGAGAGGATGTTGGGGAGGAGATACTCCATCCTCGGTAGGGTGATCAAGGGTGAGAGGATAGGCAAAAAAATAGGTTATCCAACGGCGAACCTCGATACGGACGATCAGCTTCTCCCCCCAAAGGGAGTCTATGCCGCTCGGGTTAAACTTGATGGGAAAAGGTTCAACGGACTCCTTTACATAGGCGAAAGGCCGACCTTCGAGGGCAGGGAGATGAGGATTGAGGTTCACATCTTGGATTTCAACGGGGATATCTATGGAAGATGGCTGGAGGTCGAGTTCGCCGAAGCGATCAGGGGCGAAAGGCGATTCGCCTCGGCGGAGGAGCTCGCCGGGCAATTAGCGCAGGATGAGAGGATCGCCAGGAGGATATTGGAACGGTAA
- the rpsO gene encoding 30S ribosomal protein S15 gives MKELKQSVIAEYKRAENDTGSPEVQIAILTARINHLTEHLKVHRKDYHSRLGMFKMIGKRRRLMRYLYREDYDRYKALISKLGIRDPFSRRG, from the coding sequence CTGAAGGAACTGAAACAGTCTGTGATCGCTGAATACAAAAGAGCCGAAAACGACACAGGTTCACCTGAGGTACAGATAGCGATCCTGACGGCCCGAATCAATCATCTCACCGAACATCTCAAGGTTCACAGGAAGGATTATCACTCGAGGCTGGGGATGTTCAAAATGATCGGCAAGCGCCGAAGGTTGATGAGATACCTCTATAGGGAGGATTACGACCGATACAAGGCGCTTATCAGCAAACTCGGTATCAGGGACCCGTTCTCAAGAAGAGGGTAG
- the pnp gene encoding polyribonucleotide nucleotidyltransferase produces the protein MAKQADGAVFITYGGTALLVTAVASKETIEEDEFFPLTVDYRERAYAIGRIPGVYGRREPRPGVGETLIARLIDHCIRPLFPKEFRHEVQVIAMTLSSDQENPPETIALIGASTALCISDIPFNGPVAAVTVGRINGEFIINPTYQQIDESDIELFVTGNREAIMSVEGGADQVPEDEVIEAIKFAHEHLGPIIDLQEELVRAVGKPKRPIEPRERDETVTSKARDLALSRIRNVIGISSKQERREQMEEIVEDIVTELIGEIQLDDQEPADYAKDVAEVISELEKQEMRRSIIEEGKRIDGRTPDEIRPITAEVGVLPRTHGSALFTRGQTQSLCTVTLGTSADEEVVKDLEGEWMKHFILHYNFPPFCTGEVKPIRGPSRREIGHGALAERALEPVIPSREEFPYTIRVVSEILESNASSSMATVCSATLALMDAGVPIKEPVAGVGVGLVKEGEKEVILVDMVGEEDFLGDMDFKVAGTKRGVTAVQMDIKIEGITIETMRRAIHKAREARMIVLDKMAEVIDRPRPDISPYAPRIFTMKIHPTKIREVIGPGGSVVRKIQEEAGVLISIQEDGVVEIAAVNAESAEKAKKMINDIAAMPEVGKVYSGKVTRTTSFGAFVEILPGQEGLIHISELADGYVRRVEDVVKEGDTVKVKVISIDDHGKVDLTLLHKPTLRRGGGRRNDRSSSRDRSKKSPRVPRIRY, from the coding sequence ATGGCCAAACAGGCGGACGGCGCTGTATTCATCACGTATGGCGGAACAGCCCTGCTCGTGACGGCGGTTGCATCGAAGGAGACCATCGAGGAGGATGAGTTCTTCCCCCTGACGGTGGATTACAGGGAGAGAGCATATGCTATAGGTAGAATTCCGGGGGTATACGGTCGTAGGGAACCGCGTCCCGGCGTCGGCGAGACGTTGATAGCGAGGCTGATCGATCACTGTATCAGGCCTCTTTTCCCCAAAGAGTTCAGACATGAGGTGCAGGTCATAGCCATGACGCTATCCTCCGATCAGGAGAACCCGCCTGAGACGATAGCGCTTATCGGTGCTTCGACCGCACTCTGCATCTCGGATATCCCCTTCAACGGTCCCGTCGCCGCCGTCACGGTGGGCAGGATCAACGGCGAGTTCATCATCAACCCGACCTATCAGCAGATCGATGAGAGCGACATAGAGCTCTTCGTCACGGGTAACAGGGAGGCCATCATGTCGGTGGAGGGCGGGGCAGATCAGGTGCCTGAAGATGAGGTGATCGAGGCGATAAAATTCGCTCACGAACACCTCGGTCCGATAATCGATCTCCAGGAAGAGCTCGTCCGAGCCGTCGGCAAACCGAAACGCCCCATCGAACCCAGAGAGAGGGATGAGACGGTGACCTCTAAAGCGAGGGATCTGGCGCTCTCACGGATCAGAAATGTCATCGGCATATCGAGCAAGCAGGAACGAAGGGAACAGATGGAGGAGATCGTCGAGGATATCGTCACCGAGCTGATAGGTGAGATCCAACTGGATGACCAGGAACCCGCGGATTACGCCAAGGATGTAGCTGAGGTTATATCCGAGCTTGAAAAACAGGAGATGCGTCGTTCGATCATCGAGGAGGGGAAGAGGATCGATGGGAGAACACCGGATGAGATAAGGCCCATAACGGCCGAGGTCGGCGTGCTTCCCAGAACTCACGGCTCAGCGCTCTTCACCAGAGGACAGACCCAATCCCTCTGCACCGTCACGCTTGGAACATCCGCCGACGAGGAGGTGGTCAAAGACCTGGAAGGGGAATGGATGAAACATTTCATCCTTCATTACAACTTCCCTCCCTTCTGTACAGGGGAGGTCAAGCCGATAAGAGGCCCGAGCCGAAGGGAGATAGGTCACGGGGCGCTGGCAGAAAGGGCGCTTGAACCGGTGATACCCTCCAGAGAGGAGTTCCCGTATACGATCCGCGTCGTATCGGAGATACTGGAGTCAAACGCCTCTTCGTCCATGGCGACCGTCTGCTCCGCGACGCTCGCTCTCATGGACGCCGGAGTCCCCATCAAAGAGCCCGTGGCAGGAGTTGGGGTCGGACTGGTTAAAGAGGGGGAGAAAGAGGTGATCCTCGTCGATATGGTCGGCGAGGAGGATTTCCTGGGCGACATGGATTTTAAGGTGGCGGGCACGAAACGGGGTGTCACCGCCGTACAGATGGATATCAAGATAGAGGGTATTACGATCGAGACCATGCGTAGGGCGATTCATAAGGCGCGTGAGGCGAGGATGATCGTGTTGGATAAGATGGCGGAGGTGATCGATAGACCTCGACCCGATATCTCGCCCTACGCCCCGAGGATATTCACGATGAAGATCCACCCCACCAAGATCAGAGAGGTCATCGGCCCCGGAGGAAGCGTGGTCAGGAAGATCCAGGAGGAAGCCGGTGTGCTCATCTCCATACAGGAGGACGGGGTGGTTGAAATCGCCGCCGTTAACGCCGAAAGCGCCGAAAAGGCCAAAAAGATGATAAACGATATCGCCGCCATGCCCGAAGTCGGTAAGGTCTACTCCGGAAAGGTCACCAGAACCACCTCCTTCGGCGCCTTCGTCGAGATACTGCCGGGACAGGAGGGGCTGATCCATATCTCAGAACTCGCCGACGGATACGTGCGAAGGGTGGAGGATGTGGTCAAGGAAGGCGATACCGTCAAGGTCAAGGTGATAAGCATAGACGACCACGGCAAGGTGGACCTGACGCTCCTTCATAAACCCACATTGCGTAGAGGCGGCGGTAGAAGAAACGATAGATCCTCATCGAGGGATAGGTCTAAAAAGAGCCCTCGGGTTCCAAGGATACGATATTAA
- a CDS encoding LptE family protein: MAFAHNLRSLLRYHRVYWVGSSTKPNEPNKRNNLPIFGIIAFILLSLTLLGCGYVTKSNYLPHIKSIYIMPVENQSPLFEDEEALTEALRREFRKKWGPGGDSTLKVTIKEFKVEPISFDVNNFPEQYRMTLVIDYTFEDNVKKRIIDSKQDYVESHDFYVVQGRGVEPETEEEAKAKLIEELARDLYNNLAEQW; the protein is encoded by the coding sequence GTGGCGTTCGCCCATAACCTCAGATCGTTATTGCGTTATCATAGGGTTTATTGGGTTGGGAGTTCAACGAAACCCAATGAACCCAACAAACGCAATAACCTCCCGATCTTCGGAATCATAGCTTTTATCCTTTTATCTTTGACCCTCCTCGGCTGCGGATATGTGACCAAATCGAACTATCTGCCTCATATAAAGAGTATCTATATCATGCCGGTTGAAAACCAAAGCCCTCTGTTTGAGGATGAAGAGGCGCTTACCGAAGCTTTGAGAAGGGAGTTCAGGAAAAAATGGGGGCCGGGGGGAGATTCCACCCTGAAGGTGACGATCAAAGAGTTTAAGGTCGAACCTATATCCTTCGATGTCAACAACTTCCCTGAACAATACAGGATGACCTTGGTGATAGATTATACCTTCGAGGATAACGTGAAGAAACGGATCATCGATAGCAAACAGGATTACGTTGAGAGCCATGATTTCTATGTCGTCCAGGGACGAGGCGTCGAACCTGAGACGGAAGAGGAGGCCAAGGCGAAACTCATCGAGGAGCTGGCCAGGGATTTATACAACAACCTGGCCGAACAATGGTGA